A genomic segment from Gemmatimonas aurantiaca encodes:
- a CDS encoding FAD-binding oxidoreductase, producing the protein MHGHTTVGTLPTITHDEDVRRAFARDVSGLEMVPDMVARPTSVAEVRELLRAATTDRLAVTPAGAQSSTTGASIVDHGVLLSLRGLSHIGEVDTDARLIRVGAGAIVADVRRAAEAAGLLFTPDPTSEEESTIGGAIACNASGARSLRYGATGPHVRALTVLLANGEQLELRRPALEKNTVGYPIAHDPVDWFVGSEGTLGVVVEAEFALHALPPQVLGLAVPFVNEADALAFVVAARRAGDVHPRCLEFFDQGAMEIARTAEGGGAWAPGISAMVYVEETGADDSDTELPLDAWLALAEAHHASTEDIRVYDSASALNDARRMRHAVPATMNERGAARRAFGGRKVSTDWAVPYPRLAEALTMARRFADEAGTPRGIAYGHAGNGHPHQNIIAQDTDELARIERVVYATLEAVIAMGGTVAAEHGIGKIKRRWLPLQASDVQQRVMRALKRELDPLGLLAPGNVL; encoded by the coding sequence GTGCACGGGCACACGACCGTAGGCACGCTCCCCACCATCACGCACGACGAAGACGTCCGACGCGCGTTTGCCCGTGATGTGTCGGGACTCGAGATGGTGCCCGACATGGTCGCGCGTCCCACCTCGGTGGCGGAAGTGCGGGAGCTGCTGCGGGCGGCCACGACCGATCGCCTGGCGGTCACACCGGCCGGCGCACAGTCGAGTACCACGGGAGCATCCATCGTCGATCATGGCGTCCTGCTGTCGCTGCGCGGCCTTTCGCACATCGGCGAAGTCGATACCGATGCGCGCCTGATCCGCGTGGGTGCCGGAGCGATCGTTGCCGACGTACGACGTGCCGCCGAGGCGGCAGGGCTGCTGTTCACGCCCGATCCCACCAGCGAGGAAGAGAGCACCATCGGCGGCGCCATTGCCTGCAATGCCTCGGGAGCGCGTTCGTTGCGTTACGGCGCGACCGGTCCGCATGTCCGGGCATTGACGGTACTGCTGGCCAACGGCGAGCAACTCGAACTGCGTCGTCCCGCGCTCGAGAAGAACACGGTGGGATATCCCATTGCCCACGATCCGGTCGACTGGTTCGTGGGCAGTGAGGGCACCCTGGGCGTGGTGGTGGAAGCCGAGTTCGCCCTGCACGCACTGCCACCGCAGGTGCTCGGTCTCGCCGTACCGTTCGTGAACGAGGCGGACGCACTGGCCTTCGTGGTGGCTGCACGCCGCGCGGGTGATGTGCATCCCCGCTGTCTCGAATTTTTCGATCAGGGCGCGATGGAGATCGCGCGCACGGCCGAAGGTGGCGGCGCCTGGGCGCCGGGCATCTCGGCCATGGTGTACGTCGAAGAGACGGGCGCCGATGACAGCGATACCGAATTGCCACTCGACGCCTGGCTGGCGCTGGCCGAGGCGCATCACGCCTCCACCGAAGACATCCGGGTGTACGATTCCGCGAGTGCGCTGAACGATGCACGGCGCATGCGCCATGCCGTGCCGGCCACCATGAACGAGCGCGGAGCCGCACGACGCGCTTTTGGCGGACGCAAGGTCAGCACCGACTGGGCCGTGCCGTATCCACGGCTCGCCGAAGCGCTCACGATGGCCCGGCGTTTCGCCGACGAAGCCGGTACCCCGCGCGGGATTGCGTATGGCCATGCCGGCAATGGCCACCCGCATCAGAACATCATCGCGCAGGATACCGACGAACTCGCCCGCATCGAACGGGTGGTGTACGCCACACTGGAAGCCGTGATCGCGATGGGGGGGACCGTGGCCGCCGAGCATGGCATCGGAAAGATCAAGCGGCGGTGGCTGCCACTGCAGGCCAGCGACGTACAGCAGCGCGTGATGCGCGCACTCAAGCGTGAGCTCGATCCTCTCGGATTGCTCGCACCGGGGAATGTGTTGTGA
- a CDS encoding HAD family hydrolase codes for MSTRSASVAYGRPRFKTVVFDVDSTLASIEGIDWLATLRDAATARECETLTARAMDGEIPIDAAYTQRLERIRPTGAELLMLSDAYQQAIVPRMPELVRALLDARVHVHMLSGGLRAAIVPLALHLGVAADRVHAVSLVRDTDGTFSLLDGAQPLATQQGKPQIVNALRLRGPVAMVGDGSTDAAVRGVVDAFFAFTGVARREKVVAVADAEANSVDALYPLLFDRGSILV; via the coding sequence GTGAGCACCAGGAGCGCCTCGGTGGCGTACGGAAGGCCACGCTTCAAGACCGTCGTATTCGATGTGGATTCCACTCTCGCCAGCATCGAAGGCATCGACTGGTTGGCCACACTGCGCGACGCCGCGACCGCACGGGAGTGTGAAACACTCACCGCACGGGCCATGGATGGCGAGATCCCCATCGACGCCGCCTACACGCAGCGACTCGAACGGATCCGCCCCACTGGCGCGGAACTGCTGATGCTGAGTGATGCCTACCAGCAAGCCATCGTGCCGCGCATGCCGGAGCTGGTGCGTGCATTGCTCGACGCCCGCGTGCATGTGCATATGCTGAGCGGTGGGTTGCGTGCCGCCATCGTTCCCCTGGCATTGCACCTGGGCGTTGCCGCGGACCGGGTGCATGCCGTGTCGCTCGTGCGCGATACCGATGGCACGTTCAGTCTGCTCGACGGAGCGCAGCCGCTGGCCACACAACAGGGCAAGCCGCAGATCGTGAACGCCCTGCGGCTGCGCGGCCCCGTGGCGATGGTGGGCGATGGCAGCACCGATGCGGCCGTGCGTGGCGTGGTGGACGCCTTCTTCGCCTTCACCGGTGTGGCCCGTCGCGAAAAAGTGGTCGCCGTGGCGGACGCCGAAGCGAATTCGGTGGACGCATTGTATCCCCTGCTGTTCGATCGCGGTTCGATCCTGGTTTGA
- a CDS encoding alanine--glyoxylate aminotransferase family protein yields the protein MSDFGTFFLPGPTEVHPDVLRAMLQPMLPHRGAAFEALFARIQAGLKPIFRTTRPVYVSSSSATGLMEAAIRCARPGAILCLVNGAFSERFANIAQSCGRESTVIGGDWSMPVSLDVVETALQRGGYAALTVVHSETSTGVLTELEPLARLAHRYDCAVLVDSVTGLAGVPVETDAWELDFVLTGSQKALALPPGLAFGVASEKFIGEARAAGGRGLYFDLVEFEQYIHRNQTPNTPALSLLYATAVQGERIAQETIERRWDRHTAMSEHTHSWVHELRARVGAEFSVYAPDGAASHTVTAVSLPPQLQGDAVVQAVARRGFVIGGGYGKLKSSTFRIGHMGDHTMEGLERVLEATAEAVEEILDG from the coding sequence ATGAGCGACTTCGGCACGTTTTTTCTGCCCGGCCCCACGGAAGTGCATCCCGATGTGCTGCGGGCGATGCTGCAGCCCATGCTGCCCCATCGGGGTGCCGCCTTCGAAGCGCTGTTCGCGCGTATTCAGGCGGGCCTCAAACCCATCTTCCGGACGACCCGGCCGGTGTACGTGTCGAGTTCGAGCGCCACGGGTCTCATGGAAGCCGCCATCCGGTGCGCGCGGCCGGGCGCCATTCTGTGTCTGGTGAACGGCGCGTTCAGCGAGCGTTTCGCCAACATCGCGCAGTCGTGCGGACGTGAATCCACCGTGATCGGCGGCGATTGGAGCATGCCCGTATCGCTCGACGTGGTGGAAACCGCGCTGCAGCGCGGCGGATATGCGGCGCTCACGGTGGTGCATTCCGAAACCAGCACCGGCGTGCTCACCGAACTCGAGCCGCTCGCCCGTCTCGCGCATCGGTACGACTGCGCCGTGCTGGTGGATTCGGTGACCGGACTGGCCGGCGTCCCGGTGGAAACGGACGCCTGGGAACTCGATTTTGTGCTCACCGGATCACAGAAGGCGCTGGCGTTGCCGCCCGGGCTCGCATTCGGCGTGGCCAGCGAGAAGTTCATCGGCGAAGCCAGGGCGGCGGGCGGGCGGGGATTGTATTTCGACCTCGTGGAGTTCGAGCAGTACATCCACAGGAACCAGACCCCCAATACGCCCGCCTTGTCGTTGCTGTACGCCACGGCCGTGCAGGGCGAGCGCATCGCGCAGGAAACCATCGAGCGGCGATGGGACCGGCACACGGCCATGTCCGAGCACACGCACAGTTGGGTGCACGAACTGCGCGCGCGAGTGGGTGCCGAATTCTCGGTGTATGCGCCGGATGGCGCGGCGAGTCACACGGTTACCGCCGTGTCGTTGCCCCCGCAGCTCCAGGGCGATGCCGTGGTGCAGGCCGTGGCCAGGCGCGGCTTCGTGATCGGCGGCGGCTACGGCAAGCTCAAGAGCAGCACCTTTCGTATCGGCCACATGGGCGATCACACCATGGAAGGACTCGAGCGAGTGCTGGAAGCGACGGCGGAGGCGGTGGAGGAGATTCTGGACGGGTGA
- a CDS encoding DUF3568 family protein, whose translation MPRFSRALPFALIATVTMSTSGCFLVAAGAGAGAAIAYTQRGASASVPGSVNAVFGKAQSAFSAMSISETGQSTENSGALRRLVGKMGDNEVTVEIKRSSDEVAAVEVIAKKNVVDYDKDLAKRVLDRIVK comes from the coding sequence ATGCCACGTTTCTCCCGCGCTCTTCCGTTTGCCCTGATCGCCACCGTCACCATGTCCACCAGCGGCTGCTTCCTGGTGGCTGCCGGAGCGGGCGCCGGTGCTGCCATTGCCTACACGCAGCGGGGAGCCTCAGCGTCGGTTCCGGGTTCGGTGAATGCGGTGTTCGGCAAGGCGCAGTCGGCATTCAGCGCCATGAGCATCAGCGAGACGGGGCAGAGCACCGAAAACAGCGGTGCGTTGCGCCGGCTCGTGGGCAAGATGGGTGACAATGAAGTCACCGTGGAGATCAAACGCTCCAGCGACGAGGTCGCGGCCGTGGAGGTGATCGCGAAAAAGAATGTCGTGGACTACGACAAGGATCTCGCGAAGCGGGTGCTGGATCGGATCGTGAAGTGA
- a CDS encoding ADP-ribosylglycohydrolase family protein has translation MSPSPSSWIPRLDRDRLAILPPAPAIEASDIADRVRGMLLGVAIGDALGNRTERMNPDERAAEYGYISGYLPSRYAGGRPAGTPSDDTQLTFRAVEQLLADGAVDADELAFRIANDRIFGIGRATRDFCNALRTGAPWWEATQVSAGNGALMRIAPTVLPHLVSGGTQVWYDTALSAAVTHNDPLAIASSVAWVALLWRLLDGDVPESPAEWLETYVEVLRVLDQGQTYETRVHQGALAHWRGSLSDFLDTHVRDAITHRHTVRDTGRAWYSGAYLLETVPAVMHIVAQHGRDPQEAMLVAVNDTRDNDTIAAIVGAAMGAAYGTAWIPTDWRDGLLGRVNGDDDGRVFELADAAVARFVR, from the coding sequence ATGTCACCTTCCCCTTCCTCCTGGATTCCCCGCCTCGATCGCGATCGTCTGGCGATCCTGCCGCCCGCCCCCGCGATCGAGGCCTCCGACATCGCCGACCGGGTACGCGGCATGCTGCTCGGCGTGGCCATCGGCGATGCGCTGGGCAATCGCACGGAGCGCATGAACCCCGATGAACGGGCAGCGGAATACGGATACATCTCGGGGTACCTGCCAAGCCGGTATGCGGGCGGACGTCCTGCCGGCACACCGAGCGACGATACCCAACTGACCTTCCGGGCCGTCGAACAGTTGCTGGCCGACGGTGCCGTCGATGCCGACGAACTCGCCTTCCGTATTGCCAACGACCGCATCTTCGGCATCGGCCGGGCCACGCGCGATTTCTGCAACGCCCTGCGCACGGGCGCACCGTGGTGGGAGGCTACCCAGGTCAGCGCCGGCAACGGCGCGCTGATGCGTATCGCCCCCACCGTGTTGCCGCATCTGGTGAGCGGCGGGACGCAGGTCTGGTACGACACCGCGCTGTCGGCCGCCGTGACACACAACGATCCCCTGGCCATCGCCAGCAGTGTGGCCTGGGTCGCGCTGCTATGGCGCCTGCTCGATGGCGATGTCCCCGAATCACCGGCCGAGTGGCTCGAGACCTACGTGGAAGTACTGCGCGTGCTCGATCAGGGGCAGACCTACGAAACCCGCGTGCACCAGGGCGCCCTCGCACACTGGCGCGGCAGTCTGTCGGATTTCCTGGACACCCACGTGCGCGATGCCATCACGCACCGGCACACCGTGCGCGATACCGGCAGGGCCTGGTACAGCGGCGCCTATCTGCTGGAGACCGTGCCGGCCGTCATGCACATCGTGGCGCAGCATGGCCGCGATCCCCAGGAGGCCATGCTGGTGGCGGTGAACGACACACGGGACAACGACACCATCGCCGCCATCGTGGGCGCCGCCATGGGCGCCGCCTATGGGACCGCCTGGATTCCCACCGACTGGCGGGATGGGCTACTGGGCCGCGTCAACGGGGACGACGACGGGCGGGTGTTCGAGCTGGCGGACGCGGCGGTGGCGCGGTTTGTGAGGTGA
- a CDS encoding Fic family protein, producing the protein MKLPVSPPPTEEILANLLEREDGLARFNTLLQLGLGPAPGGKYRHWDRFRHAPPLADYSAEEQWLAVRTARNAMARPLPLLDTKGRSFAVAMPAPVLELLHRIDRDASGNVGGNFVGTEPITNAATRDTYLFKSIVEEAITSSQLEGASTTRLVAKAMIQEGRPASTRSERMILNNYRAMRLVREQGVQPLTPELVFSLQRTLTENTLDDASAVGRFRRQDEHIVIEDETGTILHHPPHADELPGRMAAMCDFANGTSDTEFLHPVIRAMLLHFWLAYDHPFVDGNGRTARALFYWSMARSGYWLCEYVSISRILKKARGAYARAYLYAESDNNDATYFVMHQLRTLSLAIDELHEYLARKTREMRDIERLVRHASISQEGLNPRQLALLRHALSTPLARYTVASHQLSHGTSYQTARTDLLRMAELGLLRQFKAGKAFVFEPTEGLAQRLTLRETHP; encoded by the coding sequence ATGAAACTGCCCGTCAGTCCCCCGCCCACTGAGGAAATCCTGGCCAATCTTCTCGAGAGGGAGGACGGGCTGGCGCGCTTCAACACGCTGCTGCAACTCGGTCTGGGACCCGCGCCGGGCGGGAAGTACCGCCACTGGGACAGATTCAGGCACGCGCCACCTCTTGCCGACTACTCGGCCGAAGAGCAGTGGCTGGCGGTGCGCACCGCCCGCAATGCCATGGCCAGGCCCTTGCCCCTGCTCGACACCAAAGGCCGTTCGTTCGCCGTTGCCATGCCCGCTCCAGTGTTGGAGCTCCTGCATCGGATCGATCGGGACGCCAGCGGCAATGTCGGTGGCAACTTCGTCGGCACCGAACCGATCACGAACGCGGCGACCCGCGACACCTACCTGTTCAAGTCCATCGTGGAGGAGGCCATCACGTCCAGCCAACTGGAGGGTGCCTCCACCACACGTCTGGTGGCCAAAGCCATGATCCAGGAAGGGCGACCAGCCTCCACACGCAGCGAACGCATGATCCTGAACAACTATCGGGCCATGCGGCTGGTGCGGGAGCAGGGAGTGCAACCACTCACACCCGAGCTGGTGTTCTCGCTGCAGCGCACCCTCACCGAGAACACACTGGACGACGCGTCGGCGGTGGGCCGCTTCCGGCGACAGGACGAACACATCGTCATCGAGGACGAGACCGGCACCATCTTGCATCATCCGCCACACGCTGACGAGTTGCCAGGACGAATGGCGGCCATGTGCGATTTTGCCAATGGCACATCCGATACCGAATTCCTGCACCCAGTCATCCGCGCCATGCTGTTGCACTTCTGGCTGGCGTACGATCACCCGTTCGTGGACGGCAATGGTCGCACAGCGCGCGCCTTGTTTTACTGGTCCATGGCTCGCTCTGGGTATTGGCTGTGCGAATACGTATCCATCTCGCGCATCCTGAAAAAAGCCCGCGGCGCGTATGCCCGGGCCTATCTGTATGCAGAGAGCGACAACAACGACGCCACATACTTCGTGATGCACCAGTTGCGCACCCTCTCTCTGGCGATCGATGAGCTGCACGAGTATCTCGCGCGCAAAACGAGGGAAATGCGCGACATCGAACGTCTGGTGCGACATGCGTCCATCTCGCAAGAGGGCCTGAACCCGCGCCAACTGGCCCTGTTGCGACATGCTCTGAGCACCCCGCTGGCGCGATACACCGTGGCGTCACACCAGCTCTCGCATGGTACGAGCTATCAGACCGCGCGTACGGACCTTCTGCGGATGGCCGAGCTGGGACTGCTGCGGCAATTCAAAGCCGGCAAGGCGTTCGTGTTCGAGCCGACGGAAGGTCTGGCGCAGCGATTGACACTGCGGGAGACTCACCCATAG
- a CDS encoding SDR family oxidoreductase — MSSLLVLTGIGRPGQLGEALARHFAAAGFSLALIARKLTDVEARAAELQPVRDGQRITAHAADLADPAATQALADDVLSAHATTRVHAVVCVAGGFGATGPLDEADPDGWHQQFAINLDTAFATTRAFLPALREAGGSLVYFGSAAATPSGSPKGLAAYAAAKSGVLTLMRAVALDEKLHGVRANAVAPTAIRTATNLADMGEKSNYVERESVADVVAFLISPAARNVTGQVITLS, encoded by the coding sequence ATGTCCTCCCTGCTCGTCCTCACCGGTATCGGTCGTCCCGGCCAACTCGGCGAAGCGCTCGCCCGGCACTTCGCGGCCGCCGGCTTTTCTCTCGCCCTCATTGCCCGCAAGCTGACCGACGTCGAGGCCCGTGCCGCCGAGCTGCAGCCGGTCCGCGATGGACAGCGCATCACCGCGCACGCCGCCGACCTGGCCGACCCTGCGGCTACGCAGGCATTGGCCGACGACGTGCTGTCCGCGCACGCCACCACGCGCGTCCATGCCGTCGTCTGTGTGGCCGGCGGCTTCGGTGCCACCGGTCCGCTCGATGAGGCCGACCCCGATGGCTGGCATCAGCAGTTCGCCATCAACCTCGACACGGCGTTCGCCACCACACGAGCGTTCCTCCCCGCACTGCGTGAAGCCGGGGGCAGCCTCGTCTACTTCGGCTCGGCGGCAGCCACGCCGTCCGGCTCTCCCAAGGGGCTCGCGGCCTACGCCGCTGCCAAGAGCGGCGTGCTCACGCTCATGCGCGCTGTGGCACTCGACGAAAAGCTTCATGGCGTGCGCGCCAATGCCGTGGCCCCCACCGCCATCCGCACCGCGACCAACCTCGCCGACATGGGCGAGAAGTCCAATTACGTGGAACGCGAATCGGTGGCCGATGTGGTAGCCTTCCTCATCAGTCCGGCCGCCCGCAATGTCACGGGGCAGGTCATCACGCTGTCATAG
- a CDS encoding SEC-C domain-containing protein, which translates to MSIDRNAPCPCGSGRKFKKCHGAAVPPEAAALPAPERERLKRAVQLLERDRRIHQELLDWCDRKLGAEWANAALDQFAGSAEQDLSEFDEPFYAHWLLHHRPAATGAPTPAMQWLEAQRARHGARMDQDVDALVAALRDSRIGLWRVTQVEPGVGYGLHDLLTGTTAFVYDDAGILGDHPDDVCLAYLFTLDDIQLMLGTYLDLLPLDQAEHVADAIRALAGVGTPDSDDPTGTISNTRAPAARTRASTHPTRVPREFLTDPLQHVVMRNAWHAQATAYWDDPDEDSQAGSDPDAQHLHDGILEDTTENTGEPT; encoded by the coding sequence GTGTCCATCGATCGCAACGCCCCCTGCCCCTGCGGCTCCGGCCGCAAATTCAAGAAATGCCACGGCGCCGCCGTGCCGCCCGAGGCGGCCGCCCTGCCGGCGCCCGAGCGTGAACGCCTCAAACGCGCCGTCCAGCTTCTCGAACGGGATCGCCGCATCCATCAGGAGCTGCTCGACTGGTGCGACCGCAAGCTCGGCGCCGAATGGGCCAATGCGGCACTCGATCAGTTCGCGGGCAGCGCCGAGCAGGATCTCTCGGAGTTCGACGAGCCGTTCTACGCCCACTGGCTGCTGCACCATCGTCCGGCTGCAACCGGCGCGCCCACCCCGGCCATGCAATGGCTCGAGGCCCAACGCGCACGGCACGGCGCCCGCATGGATCAGGATGTCGACGCGCTCGTCGCCGCACTGCGTGACTCGCGCATCGGTCTCTGGCGTGTGACGCAGGTGGAGCCGGGCGTGGGGTATGGATTGCACGACCTGCTCACCGGCACCACGGCGTTCGTGTACGACGACGCCGGCATCCTCGGGGATCACCCCGACGATGTCTGCCTCGCGTATCTCTTCACGCTCGACGACATTCAGCTCATGCTGGGGACGTATCTCGACCTGCTGCCGCTCGACCAGGCGGAACATGTCGCCGATGCCATCCGCGCATTGGCCGGTGTCGGTACGCCGGACAGCGACGACCCGACAGGCACCATATCAAACACCCGCGCGCCGGCGGCACGCACACGCGCATCGACACATCCGACCCGTGTGCCCCGTGAGTTTCTCACCGATCCGTTGCAACACGTCGTCATGCGCAATGCCTGGCACGCGCAGGCAACGGCCTACTGGGATGATCCGGACGAAGATTCCCAGGCCGGGTCCGACCCTGACGCGCAGCATCTCCACGATGGCATTCTCGAAGACACCACGGAGAACACGGGAGAACCCACATGA
- a CDS encoding peptidase E, with product MNRRDFVATSLNVAGVAAAGALTSPLSPALAHAMTAPLANDTTAPRATRKILIAGGGFRTKFIAYMAQLTGKTRPRICFLPTASADSPQSAIGFYQACAPLNVEPFVQNVFIESLSQTQGWDEVLLSADAIVCSGGNTLNQQAIWKAQGIDVVLRQAWDRGIVLGGASAGSLCWFEEGTTDSRPKALSIVKCLGFLKGSHSPHYDAEAGRRPLYHKLIGSGEMKPGYACDNDAGIYFEDNEVKRVVHTRAEARVYHVSVVNGQVVEKVMQPEMI from the coding sequence ATGAATCGTCGTGATTTTGTCGCCACCTCGCTCAACGTCGCCGGTGTCGCCGCCGCTGGTGCGCTCACCTCGCCTCTCTCTCCTGCGCTCGCTCACGCCATGACCGCGCCTCTCGCCAACGACACCACCGCCCCGCGCGCCACCCGCAAGATCCTCATTGCCGGCGGTGGGTTCCGCACGAAGTTCATCGCCTACATGGCGCAGCTCACCGGCAAGACACGCCCGCGCATCTGCTTCCTCCCCACCGCCTCCGCCGACTCGCCGCAATCGGCCATCGGCTTCTACCAGGCCTGCGCGCCGCTCAACGTCGAACCGTTCGTGCAGAACGTGTTCATCGAAAGCCTCTCGCAGACACAGGGCTGGGATGAGGTGCTGCTCTCCGCCGACGCCATCGTCTGCTCGGGCGGCAACACGCTCAATCAGCAGGCCATCTGGAAGGCGCAGGGCATCGATGTCGTGCTCCGGCAGGCATGGGACAGAGGTATCGTGCTCGGCGGCGCCAGCGCGGGTTCGCTCTGCTGGTTCGAAGAGGGCACCACCGATTCACGCCCCAAGGCGCTGTCCATCGTGAAATGCCTGGGCTTCCTGAAGGGCAGCCACTCGCCCCACTACGACGCCGAGGCGGGACGTCGGCCGCTGTATCACAAGCTCATCGGCTCGGGAGAGATGAAGCCGGGGTACGCGTGCGACAACGATGCCGGCATCTACTTCGAGGACAACGAGGTGAAACGTGTCGTGCACACCCGCGCCGAAGCCAGGGTGTATCACGTGAGTGTGGTGAACGGACAGGTGGTGGAGAAGGTCATGCAACCGGAGATGATCTAG
- a CDS encoding threonine/serine dehydratase — translation MSMAYTAESVPFPSLDDIRVARERLGTRVITTPVRRIADHALAAELGPRTGVWLKEELFQHTGSFKPRGALTVMSQLSPEALTRGVTGVSAGNHAISLAYSAQQLGTTAKVVMPRTANPYRIQLFRELGGIAELVDTIHQAFERADEIVAEEGRTLVHPFEGPLTALGTATVGLEFMMQMAETQTTLDAIIVASGGGGLTGGVACAVKQWRPGIEVYVVEPEGADSLHRSFAAGSPQTIEAVHTIADSLGSPRAEPYSYALNKRFVDEIVLVTDDQIREGMRMLFRSAKLVVEPAGAAAMAALRFPLRERLEGRQVGIVVCGGNTDAITYAKHLSP, via the coding sequence ATGTCCATGGCGTATACGGCCGAGTCGGTTCCCTTCCCGTCGCTCGACGACATCCGTGTTGCACGCGAACGCCTCGGCACGCGTGTGATCACTACACCGGTGCGCCGCATCGCCGACCACGCGCTCGCCGCGGAACTCGGTCCGCGCACCGGCGTCTGGCTCAAGGAAGAACTCTTCCAGCACACCGGCAGTTTCAAACCGCGGGGCGCGCTGACGGTGATGTCGCAGTTGTCGCCGGAAGCGCTCACCCGTGGCGTGACGGGCGTGTCGGCCGGCAATCACGCCATCTCGCTCGCCTACTCCGCCCAGCAACTCGGCACCACCGCCAAGGTGGTCATGCCGCGCACGGCCAATCCGTATCGCATTCAGTTGTTTCGCGAACTCGGCGGCATCGCCGAGCTGGTCGACACCATTCATCAGGCGTTCGAACGCGCCGATGAAATCGTGGCGGAGGAAGGCCGCACGCTCGTGCATCCCTTCGAAGGTCCGCTCACCGCGCTGGGCACGGCCACGGTGGGTCTCGAGTTCATGATGCAGATGGCCGAGACGCAGACGACACTCGATGCCATCATCGTCGCTTCGGGCGGCGGTGGCCTCACGGGCGGTGTGGCCTGCGCGGTGAAACAATGGCGTCCGGGCATCGAGGTGTACGTGGTGGAACCCGAGGGGGCCGACAGTCTGCATCGCAGCTTTGCCGCCGGTTCGCCACAGACCATCGAAGCCGTACACACCATCGCCGATTCACTCGGCTCCCCGCGCGCCGAACCGTACTCGTATGCACTCAACAAGCGGTTCGTCGACGAGATCGTGCTGGTGACCGACGATCAGATCCGCGAAGGCATGCGCATGCTGTTCCGCAGTGCCAAGCTGGTGGTCGAACCGGCCGGTGCGGCCGCCATGGCGGCGCTGCGTTTCCCGTTGCGTGAACGCCTGGAAGGGCGACAGGTGGGGATCGTGGTGTGCGGTGGCAACACCGATGCGATCACGTACGCAAAACATCTGTCGCCATAG
- a CDS encoding replication initiator protein A, whose amino-acid sequence MTLAARRRPAARGVVLDRSLEELPLFRLSDSADDAPVSYTTENGGRWRVIPAPGDRLPGTFDQDVYVELLHRYHEAGSPADGAITFTLHAFLRSMGRRADGRTYEQLRAALTRLERTTLESIGAYWSAQSALADTSFTVLSTVSVQRRRVADREQLHLFGNLAAGEPGDARVTLSTTLRANLAARHVVTLSAARYHALSSPVARRLYRILEVARADGRLSWRVPLERLAEQLPLTQRYPSHLQRVLQPAHEMLLSAGLVRDIAIRQYDRQWHVDYVLGSRPRDES is encoded by the coding sequence ATGACCCTCGCCGCTCGCCGCCGCCCGGCCGCGCGTGGAGTCGTCCTCGACCGCTCGCTCGAGGAACTCCCGCTCTTCCGTCTGAGCGACTCCGCAGACGATGCGCCCGTCTCGTACACCACCGAGAACGGCGGGCGCTGGCGTGTCATCCCCGCTCCCGGCGATCGCCTCCCCGGCACGTTCGACCAGGACGTCTACGTGGAGCTGCTGCACCGCTACCACGAGGCGGGCTCCCCCGCCGACGGCGCCATCACCTTCACACTGCACGCCTTCCTGCGCTCCATGGGCCGCCGGGCGGATGGACGCACCTACGAGCAGCTCCGGGCCGCCCTCACCCGGCTCGAACGCACCACACTCGAGTCCATCGGGGCCTACTGGTCGGCCCAGAGCGCCCTGGCCGACACCAGCTTCACCGTGCTGTCCACGGTTTCGGTGCAACGACGGCGCGTGGCCGACCGCGAGCAACTCCACCTCTTCGGCAACCTGGCGGCCGGGGAACCCGGAGACGCCCGTGTCACCCTGTCCACCACCCTCCGTGCCAATCTGGCCGCCCGGCACGTGGTGACACTCTCCGCGGCCCGCTATCACGCCCTCTCGTCCCCGGTGGCGCGGCGCCTGTACCGCATCCTCGAAGTCGCCCGGGCCGACGGCCGGCTCTCCTGGCGTGTCCCCCTCGAACGCCTCGCCGAGCAGCTGCCGCTCACCCAGCGATACCCTTCGCACCTCCAGCGCGTCCTCCAACCAGCCCACGAGATGCTGCTCAGTGCCGGCCTGGTGCGCGATATCGCCATCCGGCAGTACGACCGGCAGTGGCATGTGGACTACGTGCTCGGCTCCCGTCCGCGCGACGAAAGCTGA